The proteins below come from a single Acidobacteriota bacterium genomic window:
- a CDS encoding D-aminoacylase, with protein sequence MNKAISRRNFLGKALKGGALAAAGSCGVLLQGCDSKKDYDLVVTGGLLVDGRGGPAYPADLGIVGRTIRSIGKIEAKRGRSVIEASGRVVAPGFIDLHDHSDTGLLVNPRAESHVRQGITTLISGNCGSSPFPVAEAIRDEMQAGLMEEFGLELDWMDIRGFLARLETSGLAVNYATLVGHGTIRGAAMGFNDRDPSPEEISAMKRMAEDHMRRGAFGISTGLEYTPGSFARIEELTELCRVAAAFGGVHATHIRDEGDRLIESLEEVIEVSRRSGVSLQISHFKVAYPANWNKIDDALAAIEAAEKEGLALYCDRYPYTAGATGLSFNFPLWAREGTTDEFLTRLRDPSLEASITDHLAEREKNLGSWDQVLISSVVSQKNKWVEGLSVLEAAKKSERSPYALMRDLIIEERNRVGMILFMMTEENLARILAHPLVGVGCDASVRAPYGLLAQGKPHPRNYGTFPRVLGHYVREKKIVPLEEMIMKMTSIPARKFGLGRRGVLETGSVADIVVFDPDRVSDRATWTDPHVYPEGIADVIVGGEAVIAGGEHTGRLPGSVLRKHTDG encoded by the coding sequence ATGAACAAGGCCATCAGTCGGCGGAACTTTCTTGGGAAAGCTCTGAAAGGCGGGGCTCTGGCCGCGGCCGGGAGCTGCGGTGTTCTTCTTCAAGGTTGCGACTCGAAAAAAGATTACGATCTGGTTGTCACCGGCGGACTTCTCGTGGACGGCCGAGGGGGGCCGGCCTATCCGGCCGACCTCGGAATCGTCGGCCGAACGATCCGATCCATCGGCAAGATCGAGGCAAAGAGGGGCCGTTCCGTGATCGAGGCCTCCGGACGGGTCGTCGCTCCGGGTTTTATTGATCTTCACGACCACTCCGACACAGGTCTTCTGGTCAATCCCCGGGCTGAGAGCCACGTGCGCCAGGGGATCACGACGCTGATCAGCGGCAACTGCGGGTCTTCGCCGTTCCCCGTGGCCGAGGCGATCCGGGATGAAATGCAGGCCGGCCTTATGGAAGAGTTCGGACTTGAACTCGACTGGATGGATATCCGGGGTTTTCTCGCCCGACTCGAAACATCAGGCCTGGCCGTCAATTATGCCACCCTGGTCGGACATGGAACGATTCGAGGTGCGGCCATGGGGTTCAACGACCGCGATCCCTCACCGGAAGAAATATCGGCCATGAAGCGCATGGCCGAGGATCACATGCGCCGGGGGGCGTTCGGGATTTCCACCGGTCTGGAGTATACACCGGGAAGCTTCGCCCGCATCGAGGAGTTGACCGAGCTCTGCCGTGTCGCGGCCGCTTTCGGCGGCGTCCATGCCACGCACATAAGAGACGAGGGTGACCGTCTTATCGAGTCCCTGGAGGAGGTGATCGAGGTTTCCCGCAGATCCGGAGTCAGCCTGCAGATCTCTCACTTCAAGGTGGCCTACCCGGCCAATTGGAACAAAATCGATGACGCGCTGGCCGCGATCGAGGCTGCGGAAAAAGAGGGACTTGCCCTGTATTGCGACAGGTATCCTTATACGGCGGGAGCCACGGGTCTGAGCTTCAATTTCCCTCTCTGGGCCAGAGAGGGAACGACGGATGAGTTCCTGACCCGGCTCCGCGATCCTTCCCTCGAAGCCTCGATAACCGACCACCTTGCCGAACGAGAAAAAAATCTGGGGTCCTGGGATCAAGTCCTGATTTCTTCGGTCGTTTCGCAAAAGAACAAATGGGTCGAAGGGTTGAGCGTCCTCGAGGCCGCCAAAAAATCCGAACGCTCGCCATACGCTTTGATGAGAGATCTCATCATCGAGGAACGCAACCGCGTGGGCATGATCCTGTTCATGATGACGGAAGAAAACCTGGCCCGCATCCTGGCTCACCCGCTTGTCGGAGTCGGCTGCGACGCCTCCGTTCGCGCACCTTACGGCCTGCTGGCCCAGGGCAAACCCCATCCCCGGAATTACGGGACATTTCCGAGAGTGCTGGGACACTATGTCCGCGAAAAAAAGATTGTTCCGCTGGAGGAAATGATCATGAAAATGACCTCGATCCCGGCCCGGAAATTCGGACTGGGACGGCGCGGCGTTCTCGAAACCGGATCCGTCGCCGATATCGTCGTGTTCGATCCCGACCGCGTGTCCGACAGGGCGACCTGGACCGATCCCCACGTTTATCCGGAAGGGATCGCCGACGTCATCGTCGGCGGGGAAGCGGTCATCGCGGGCGGAGAACACACCGGACGTCTTCCGGGGTCCGTCCTGAGGAAACACACGGACGGCTGA
- a CDS encoding DUF4870 domain-containing protein — protein sequence MTELPSGQAMSPAEEKNWAMFCHLAALSGFLIPLGNILGPLIVWLIKKDASPLVDAEGKKSLNFQISILIYMVISALLIFVLIGIPLMIAVGIFALVMIILAAIKTSNGEDFRYPLSIQFLR from the coding sequence ATGACCGAATTGCCGTCCGGACAGGCTATGTCGCCCGCCGAAGAAAAGAACTGGGCCATGTTTTGTCATCTTGCCGCCCTGAGCGGATTTCTCATTCCCCTCGGCAACATTCTCGGTCCTCTGATTGTCTGGCTCATTAAGAAAGATGCCTCTCCTCTGGTCGACGCCGAAGGAAAGAAATCCCTCAATTTCCAGATCTCGATCTTGATCTATATGGTGATTTCCGCGCTTCTGATTTTTGTCCTGATCGGAATCCCCTTGATGATCGCCGTCGGAATCTTCGCTCTGGTGATGATCATTCTCGCCGCGATCAAGACCAGCAACGGGGAAGATTTCCGGTATCCGCTATCCATCCAGTTCCTGCGCTGA
- a CDS encoding PKD domain-containing protein, producing MKNNQKFVRIGQRVSVIFLAGLLIIISAQAQSISHLPTNPNVEENITFTYVSYTTSPKVYWSFGNGDFMESYTPVVYAYTQAGTYTVVASTQEFESVQTTVTVQERRRVEFSPSSPLAGASVNFQAVNFLGTQVRWDFGDGTIRIGSKLDTHTYSSPGLYTVRAVDFGGNSNHTFYAQVQVQMPATTITYTPAQPRIKENVTFQAVNFQSKTTIRWDFGDGTVQSAPPASITHAYQNPGTYLVRAYDDGGTTVTASVQIRVYGPPSIGYEPENPRTGELVTFQAHEFFSKTTIRWDFGDGTIQSGPPPTMTHVYRNPGTYLVRAYDDGGAALTASISLRVHLPASLSFDPEMPRAGKPVTFHAQGFISASIRWDFGDGTIQTAPTPSVTHTYQNAGQYFVQAYDGDRRTVTASISVRVHPPASLAFHPEDPRPDEPVTFRAINFFSTILIRWDFGDGTIVNDMQPPEIAHTYRNPGTYFVRAYDGGGSEETASLPVQILPARMIAVSPPQPRVGEPTILRAVNFISPRVLWDLGDGTLPFEAGHEIIHTFNREGPIRVAASDSRRGVIVETTVPLTVFPREGPRSLFKISFISLRFSDGKPYKVVPKNDLGLQAFAEIKYEGTGILIAQWLINGAPFRAVSQALSFAESITIDSGPIPGLPAFLPGLHEVTLAIFQPEVEFEIPAIRYFVTVDPASIKPPEIELSLSGARKLDGELLPADAGRIDAPAAEHLLLQGTVRNDDPADIAFALLRVHLEEELIDQKLLKDLKSGEQRSFESSVFNGSGTAKSVFLTLYDISSSPARILSIREIKIVPLDK from the coding sequence ATGAAGAACAATCAAAAATTCGTGCGAATCGGCCAGCGAGTCAGCGTCATTTTCCTGGCCGGCCTTCTGATCATCATCTCAGCTCAAGCTCAAAGCATCAGTCATCTCCCGACAAATCCCAACGTCGAGGAAAACATCACATTCACTTATGTCTCTTACACAACGAGTCCAAAAGTCTATTGGTCTTTTGGAAACGGTGACTTCATGGAATCCTACACGCCGGTTGTCTATGCCTACACACAGGCAGGCACCTATACGGTTGTGGCCAGTACGCAAGAATTCGAGTCCGTTCAAACAACGGTAACCGTCCAGGAAAGACGGAGGGTCGAGTTTTCCCCATCCAGTCCCCTGGCCGGAGCATCCGTGAACTTTCAGGCGGTGAACTTTCTTGGGACTCAGGTCCGGTGGGATTTCGGCGACGGTACGATCCGCATCGGATCCAAATTGGACACTCACACATACTCATCGCCGGGTCTCTATACTGTCAGAGCGGTGGATTTTGGAGGAAACTCCAACCACACCTTCTATGCCCAAGTCCAGGTTCAAATGCCTGCGACGACCATCACCTACACGCCGGCCCAACCCCGCATCAAGGAAAACGTGACTTTTCAAGCGGTGAATTTCCAGTCGAAAACGACCATCCGCTGGGATTTCGGCGACGGCACGGTCCAAAGCGCTCCGCCCGCTTCGATCACTCACGCTTATCAAAATCCCGGAACCTATCTTGTTCGGGCCTATGACGACGGCGGGACGACCGTGACGGCCTCCGTCCAAATCCGGGTTTACGGGCCGCCGAGCATCGGCTACGAACCGGAAAATCCCCGAACCGGGGAACTGGTGACTTTTCAAGCCCACGAATTTTTTTCCAAAACGACCATCCGCTGGGATTTCGGCGACGGCACGATCCAAAGCGGACCACCGCCCACGATGACTCATGTCTATAGAAACCCCGGAACCTATCTTGTCCGAGCCTACGACGACGGCGGTGCGGCCCTGACGGCTTCAATCAGTCTTCGTGTCCATCTTCCGGCCTCGCTGAGCTTCGATCCCGAGATGCCGCGCGCTGGAAAACCGGTCACCTTCCATGCCCAGGGATTCATTTCGGCGTCGATCCGCTGGGATTTCGGCGACGGCACGATCCAAACGGCCCCCACGCCCTCAGTCACCCATACTTACCAAAACGCCGGACAATATTTCGTCCAGGCTTATGACGGCGACAGACGAACCGTAACCGCCTCGATCTCCGTTCGCGTCCATCCGCCGGCATCCCTGGCTTTTCATCCCGAAGACCCAAGGCCGGATGAGCCCGTGACCTTCCGGGCAATCAACTTTTTTTCGACAATCCTGATCCGATGGGACTTCGGGGACGGAACCATCGTGAATGACATGCAACCGCCGGAAATCGCCCACACCTATCGGAATCCTGGGACCTACTTTGTCCGTGCCTATGACGGCGGGGGATCCGAAGAGACGGCTTCCCTGCCGGTTCAGATCCTTCCCGCCCGCATGATCGCCGTTTCTCCGCCTCAACCGCGGGTGGGGGAACCCACAATTCTCCGTGCGGTCAATTTCATTTCTCCACGAGTCCTCTGGGATTTGGGAGACGGGACGCTCCCTTTCGAGGCAGGACACGAAATTATCCATACATTCAACCGGGAAGGACCCATCCGGGTTGCGGCCTCCGATTCCCGGCGCGGCGTGATCGTGGAGACCACCGTCCCCCTGACCGTGTTTCCGCGCGAAGGACCGAGATCTCTTTTTAAGATTTCCTTCATCAGTCTGCGTTTTTCCGACGGCAAGCCCTACAAGGTCGTCCCCAAGAATGACCTGGGACTTCAGGCCTTCGCCGAAATCAAATATGAGGGAACAGGCATTCTGATCGCCCAATGGCTTATCAACGGTGCGCCGTTTCGAGCGGTCTCACAAGCCCTGTCGTTCGCTGAGTCCATCACCATCGATTCCGGGCCGATTCCCGGGCTGCCCGCTTTTCTCCCGGGACTTCACGAGGTCACTCTGGCCATTTTTCAGCCCGAAGTCGAATTTGAGATTCCGGCCATCCGCTATTTCGTCACGGTCGATCCCGCCTCCATCAAACCCCCGGAAATCGAATTGTCCCTGTCCGGCGCCAGAAAACTGGACGGAGAACTCCTCCCTGCGGATGCGGGACGCATCGACGCGCCGGCGGCGGAGCATCTCCTGTTGCAGGGAACCGTCCGAAACGACGACCCCGCCGACATCGCTTTTGCTCTCCTGCGGGTTCATCTGGAAGAAGAGTTGATCGATCAGAAGCTTCTGAAGGACTTGAAGTCCGGAGAACAAAGATCTTTCGAGTCGTCCGTTTTCAACGGCTCCGGAACAGCCAAATCGGTTTTTCTGACGCTTTATGATATTTCCTCAAGTCCGGCCCGAATTTTATCCATCCGGGAGATCAAAATCGTGCCGTTGGACAAATAA
- a CDS encoding peptidoglycan DD-metalloendopeptidase family protein produces the protein MPGNKHLSIIIVPHTKTNCRTLAFSRRRLRVLIGASILFGVVLSAVLIDYFSMSSLRNRHKQLNIEMAEQSDRLESYESYVKNLKGTIASYENYAKKLNIMAGLKSPDIIGDEAGLGGGGPDSLGEPDPVPAQNLSLAAVQNLAQKASSVENNLGTLVNFFESQAARLASTPTIWPTAGWLSSPFGYRADPFTGKRTFHYGIDIATNHGNPVVATADGIVVRAAFDKMLGNNVVLSHTGGITTTYGHLSRMNVKAGQKVKRGDLIGAIGKTGKALGPHVHYEVKVDGRAVNPYNYILEE, from the coding sequence ATGCCTGGAAACAAACACCTTTCTATCATTATCGTTCCTCATACGAAAACGAACTGCCGGACTCTGGCTTTTTCCAGAAGACGGCTGAGAGTGTTGATCGGCGCCTCGATTCTCTTCGGTGTGGTCTTATCCGCCGTCTTGATCGACTATTTTTCCATGTCGTCTCTCAGAAACCGACACAAGCAGTTGAATATCGAAATGGCCGAGCAGAGCGACCGGCTGGAAAGTTACGAAAGCTACGTCAAGAACCTCAAGGGGACCATTGCCAGCTACGAAAACTATGCCAAAAAACTGAATATCATGGCCGGTCTGAAATCCCCCGACATCATCGGTGATGAGGCCGGTCTGGGGGGCGGCGGCCCCGATTCCCTCGGCGAACCCGACCCCGTTCCGGCGCAGAATCTTTCGCTGGCCGCCGTCCAGAATCTGGCGCAGAAAGCCTCGAGCGTCGAAAACAATCTCGGGACACTGGTCAACTTTTTTGAAAGCCAGGCCGCAAGGCTGGCATCCACCCCGACCATCTGGCCCACCGCCGGGTGGCTCTCTTCGCCCTTTGGATACCGCGCCGATCCGTTCACGGGCAAACGCACATTTCACTACGGAATCGATATCGCCACCAATCACGGCAATCCCGTTGTGGCGACCGCCGACGGCATCGTCGTCCGGGCGGCTTTTGACAAGATGTTGGGGAACAATGTCGTCCTCAGCCACACGGGCGGCATCACAACGACCTACGGACACCTCAGCCGGATGAATGTCAAAGCCGGGCAAAAAGTCAAAAGAGGCGATCTGATCGGTGCGATAGGGAAGACGGGCAAAGCTCTCGGCCCCCATGTCCATTACGAAGTCAAGGTGGACGGACGAGCCGTCAACCCCTACAACTACATCCTCGAGGAATAG
- a CDS encoding SDR family NAD(P)-dependent oxidoreductase — translation MIRLDDRKVLITGGSRGIGRSAARFFAAAGCDVALTYLRDQEAAESVLRDIEKTGRRGLVFKADTASRTELEGAVAGTLESWGGLDILVNNAGIWTYLEMGDMDEAVYRETMAANLDGVFYAVNAVVPSMKKARRGAIINVTSTAGVRGEAFHSHYAASKGALHALTKSLAVELAPHGIRVNCVAPGWVDTDMSAGVFSDHDFREKVRLSIPLRRIPDPDDIAGPILFLASDLAVHITGEILNVNGGSVLCGG, via the coding sequence ATGATTCGACTTGACGATCGCAAAGTCCTGATCACCGGCGGCTCACGGGGCATCGGGCGTTCGGCGGCCCGATTTTTCGCCGCGGCGGGTTGCGACGTGGCCCTGACATACCTCCGGGACCAGGAGGCTGCGGAGAGCGTTCTCCGGGATATCGAAAAGACCGGACGCCGGGGTCTCGTTTTCAAAGCCGATACCGCATCCCGAACCGAACTGGAAGGTGCGGTCGCAGGAACGCTTGAATCCTGGGGGGGACTGGATATCCTGGTCAACAACGCCGGCATCTGGACGTATCTTGAAATGGGAGATATGGACGAAGCGGTTTACCGTGAGACCATGGCCGCGAACCTCGACGGCGTTTTCTATGCCGTGAACGCCGTCGTTCCGTCCATGAAAAAGGCCCGCCGCGGCGCCATCATCAATGTCACCTCGACGGCCGGTGTCCGGGGAGAGGCGTTCCACTCCCATTATGCGGCTTCCAAAGGCGCCCTCCATGCCTTGACGAAATCTCTGGCCGTGGAACTGGCCCCTCACGGCATCCGGGTCAACTGCGTCGCTCCGGGCTGGGTGGACACCGATATGAGCGCCGGCGTCTTCTCCGATCATGATTTCCGCGAAAAAGTCCGTCTCTCCATTCCTCTGCGCCGTATTCCTGATCCGGATGATATTGCAGGGCCCATTCTGTTTCTGGCATCCGATCTGGCCGTCCATATAACGGGCGAGATCCTGAACGTCAACGGAGGATCCGTCCTCTGCGGCGGTTGA